A genomic window from Solanum stenotomum isolate F172 chromosome 10, ASM1918654v1, whole genome shotgun sequence includes:
- the LOC125878237 gene encoding ubiquitin-conjugating enzyme E2 10 translates to MASKRILKELKDLQKDPPTSCSAGPVAEDMFHWQATLMGPSDSPYAGGVFLVTIHFPPDYPFKPPKVAFRTKVFHPNINSNGSICLDILKEQWSPALTISKVLLSICSLLTDPNPDDPLVPEIAHMYKTDKSKYEATARSWTQKYAMG, encoded by the exons ATGGCATCCAAGAGGATTCTGAAAGAGCTCAAGGATCTCCAGAAAGATCCTCCTACCTCTTGCAGTGCTG GTCCAGTTGCGGAAGATATGTTTCACTGGCAAGCGACACTTATGGGTCCATCTGACAGTCCTTATGCTGGAGGAGTGTTTCTTGTGACCATTCATTTTCCACCCGATTATCCATTTAAGCCTCCAAAG GTAGCTTTTAGGACAAAGGTTTTTCACCCAAACATCAACAGCAATGGCAGCATTTGCCTCGATATTCTGAAGGAACAATGGAGCCCGGCACTTACGATTTCCAAG GTGCTGCTGTCAATCTGCTCTCTGCTAACGGACCCTAATCCTGATGATCCTTTGGTGCCCGAGATTGCTCATATGTACAAGACTGATAAAAGCAAGTACGAAGCAACTGCTCGGAGCTGGACCCAAAAGTATGCAATGGGTTAG
- the LOC125878236 gene encoding V-type proton ATPase subunit E-like: MNDADVSKQIQQMVRFIRQEAEEKANEISVSAEEEFNIEKLQLVEAEKKKIRQEYERKEKQVDVRKKIEYSMQLNASRIKVLQAQDDLVNTMKEAAAKELLNVSHHEHGIIDSILHHHHGGYKKLLHDLIVQSLLRLKEPCVLLRCRKHDVHLVEHVLEGVKEEYAEKANVHQPEIIVDEIHLPPAPSHHNMHGPSCSGGVVLASRDGKIVCENTLDARLEVVFRKKLPEIRKCLFGQVAA, encoded by the exons ATGAATGACGCCGATGTCTCCAAGCAGATCCAGCAAATGGTTCGATTCATCCGCCAGGAAGCAGAAGAAAAAGCTAATGAGATTTCCGTTTCTGCTGAAGAA GAATTCAACATCGAGAAGTTGCAGCTAGTGGAagcagagaagaagaagatcagaCAAGAGTACGAACGCAAAGAGAAACAAGTGGATGTTCGCAAGAAGAT TGAGTACTCCATGCAACTCAATGCCTCTCGAATCAAAGTTCTTCAAGCTCAGGATGACTTGGTTAACACCATGAAGGAGGCAGCAGCAAAGGAGCTCTTAAATGTTAGCCATCATGAGCACGGCATCATAGATTCTATTCTTCATCACCACCACGGCGGTTATAAGAAGCTTCTGCATGATCTTATTGTTCAG AGTTTGCTTAGGCTTAAAGAGCCTTGTGTCCTTCTGCGTTGTCGGAAACATGACGTACACCTGGTTGAACATGTACTGGAGGGAGTAAAGGAAGAATACGCAGAGAAGGCAAACGTCCATCAACCTGAGATCATAGTTGATGAAATCCACCTTCCTCCTGCTCCATCACATCATAATATGCATGGTCCATCTTG CTCCGGAGGAGTGGTGTTGGCTTCTCGAGATGGGAAAATTGTGTGTGAAAACACTCTTGATGCCAGATTGGAAGTTGTGTTCCGTAAAAAACTACCAGAG ATCCGCAAGTGCCTATTCGGTCAGGTTGCTGCTTGA